Proteins from a genomic interval of Zingiber officinale cultivar Zhangliang chromosome 2A, Zo_v1.1, whole genome shotgun sequence:
- the LOC122041624 gene encoding heat shock protein 90-6, mitochondrial-like: protein MLGASRRSMVSAVQSAGVRCRAVVPLLSASSASATETEYRIPEVAPYRFLSTLSAPKSNGTKFGMHLSSRYSMLVCNRLESTAAASDSSEPPSEKFEYQAEVSRLMDLIVHSLYSNKEVFLRELISNASDALDKLRFLSVTEPELLKDAVDLDIRIQSDKDNGIITITDSGIGMTREELVDCLGTIAQSGTAKFLKALKDSKDAGVDSNLIGQFGVGFYSSFLVSDKVTVSTKSPKSDKQYVWEGEANANSYTIREETDPEKLLPRGTRLTLYLKRDDKGFAHPERIQNLVKNYSQFVSFPIYTWQEKGITKEVEVDEDPSESKKEGDEDPNVEKKKKTKKVVERYWDWELTNETQPIWLRNPKDVTTEEYNAFYRMTFDEYVDPLASSHFTTEGEVEFRSILFVPSFKKDEIMNTKTKNIRLYVKRVFISDDFDGELFPKYLSFVKGVVDSNDLPLNVSREILQESRIVRIMKKRLVRKTFDMILGISQSENKEDYEKFWENFGKYLKLGCIEDNSNHKRIAPLLRFFSSHAENELISLDEYVENMKPEQKNIYYIAADSLTSARNTPFLERLVEKDYEVLFLVDPMDEIAIQNLKSYKEKNFVDISKEDLDLGEKDEEKEKEIKQEFGHMCDWIKKRLGEKVANVQISSRLSTSPCVLVSGKFGWSANMERLMKAQTLGDTTSLDFMRGRRVFEINPGHSIIKDLNVACRSNPDDPEAQRAIDLLYDTALISSGFTPENASDLSSKIYEMMGTSLAGKWTATSANVQHKAASSSSSPQNSEPLEAEIVQPLEAESQKFSQ, encoded by the exons ATGCTCGGCGCTTCGAGGCGATCGATGGTCTCCGCGGTGCAATCCGCCGGAGTCCGTTGCCGCGCCGTGGTGCCCCTTCTCTCCGCCTCGTCTGCTTCG GCAACTGAAACTGAATACCGTATTCCAGAGGTTGCACCATACAGGTTCCTTTCGACACTCTCTGCCCCTAAAAGTAACGGAACCAAGTTCGGGATGCACTTGAGCTCGAGGTACAGCATGCTTGTTTGTAACCGTCTGGAATCAACTGCAGCAGCATCTGATTCATCTGAACCGCCAAGTGAGAAGTTTGAGTATCAGGCTGAG GTTAGCCGCTTAATGGACCTCATAGTACACAGCCTATACAGTAATAAGGAAGTGTTCCTGCGAGAACTGATCAG TAATGCAAGTGATGCCCTTGATAAGTTACGTTTTCTAAGTGTCACGGAGCCTGAACTTTTGAAGGATGCTGTTGATCTAGACATTCGTATTCAAAGTGATAAAGACAATGGGATTATCACAATCAC TGATTCTGGGATTGGTATGACTAGAGAAGAGCTTGTTGATTGTCTTGGTACGATAGCACAAAGTGGAACTGCCAAATTTTTGAAGGCTTTGAAG GATAGCAAAGATGCTGGTGTCGATAGCAATTTAATTGGTCAATTTGGTGTGGGCTTTTATTCATCATTCCTTGTGTCTGACAAG GTAACTGTTTCAACAAAAAGTCCGAAGTCTGACAAGCAGTATGTATGGGAGGGAGAAGCTAATGCCAACTCTTATACAATTAGGGAAGAAACCGACCCAGAGAAGTTACTTCCGAGAGGAACACGTTTGACATTGTATCTTAAG CGTGACGACAAAGGTTTTGCTCATCCTGAACGGATTCAGAACCTTGTGAAGAACTATTCTCAGTTTGTTTCTTTCCCAATCTACACATGGCAAGAGAAGGGTATTACAAAAGAG GTTGAGGTAGATGAGGATCCAAGTGAATCCAAAAAAGAAGGTGATGAAGATCCAAATGTAGAG aagaagaagaaaactaagAAAGTTGTTGAAAGATATTGGGACTGGGAGCTCACTAATGAAACCCAACCTATATGG CTACGAAATCCTAAAGATGTGACTACTGAAGAGTACAATGCATTTTACAGGATGACCTTTGATGAGTATGTTGATCCTCTAGCCTCGTCACACTTCACCACTGAG GGTGAGGTGGAATTTCGGTCCATCCTTTTTGTTCCATCTTTCAAGAAGGATGAAATTATGAACACAAAAACCAAGAATATTAGGTTATATGTTAAGCGTGTTTTCATATCTGATGACTTTGACGGGGAACTG TTCCCGAAATATTTAAGCTTTGTGAAGGGTGTTGTTGATTCAAATGATCTTCCTTTGAACGTGTCACGTGAGATCCTTCAAGAGAGTCGCATT GTGCGAATCATGAAAAAAAGATTAGTTCGAAAAACCTTTGATATGATACTGGGCATCTCTCAGAGTGAAAACAAAGAA GATTATGAGAAATTCTGGGAAAATTTTGGCAAGTACTTGAAGTTAGGTTGCATTGAAGATAATTCAAATCACAAACGCATTGCTCCACTTCTGAGATTCTTTTCTTCTCATGCTGAGAATGAGCTTATTAGCTTGGATGAGTATGTTGAGAATATGAAGCCAGAACAGAAGAATATCTACTATATAGCGGCAGACAGCTTAACTAGTGCTAGGAATACACCTTTCTTGGAGAGACTTGTCGAGAAGGATTATGAG GTTTTATTTTTAGTTGATCCTATGGATGAGATAGCTATTCAGAATCTGAAATCTTACAAGGAAAAGAATTTTGTTGACATCAGCAAAGAAGATCTGGATCTAG GTGAGAAGgacgaggagaaggagaaggaaatcAAGCAGGAATTTGGCCATATGTGTGATTGGATCAAGAAGAGGTTGGGTGAGAAGGTTGCTAATGTCCAGATATCCAGTCGCCTTAGCACCTCCCCATGCGTACTGGTGTCAGGTAAGTTTGGATGGTCTGCCAACATGGAAAG GTTGATGAAGGCACAAACACTTGGAGACACCACTAGCTTGGATTTTATGAGAGGAAGGAGAGTATTTGAAATCAATCCAGGGCATTCCATAATTAAGGATTTGAAT GTAGCATGCAGGAGTAACCCTGATGATCCTGAGGCGCAGAGAGCCATAGACTTGTTGTATGACACAGCCTTAATCTCAAGTGGTTTCACg ccGGAAAATGCCTCGGACTTGAGTAGCAAGATCTATGAGATGATGGGTACTTCTCTCGCTGGCAAATGGACAGCTACTTCTGCCAATGTGCAACATAAAGCAGCAAGCAGCTCTTCCTCACCTCAAAACTCAGAGCCACTGGAAGCTGAAATTGTCCAACCACTCGAAGCTGAAAGCCAGAAATTCTCACAATAA